A part of Rhinoderma darwinii isolate aRhiDar2 chromosome 1, aRhiDar2.hap1, whole genome shotgun sequence genomic DNA contains:
- the LOC142759872 gene encoding perilipin-3-like translates to MSTNGTEPSAQVDETPEQQNVVGRVTHLPLVSSACSVVSAAYNSTKDSHPYIRNVCDVAEKGAKTLTDAAVTGSKPLLSRLEPQIATANELACKGLDKLESTLPILHQPTEKVVSDTKELVTGARDTVVGTVTGARDTVTSAVSGIMGMAAGAVQGSMDVTRSVVSSVMDTHVGQFVTSSLDTVLGKSEEWADHYLPMTDEELSELASTVEGFEVTPLQQQREQQSYYVRLGSLSSRLRHRAYQHSLGKVRSAQITTVATLAQLHQTIDLMETVKQSVHGGQEKLHQLWLEWSLKQSGTTSEDGETEPEQPLDSRVLSMTRMLTKQIQTTCFSLVSGAQGLPANIQDRMQQLRQTAQDLHASFSSAHSLGDISAGILIQSRERAAKVHDHVNELLSYVVANTPLTWLVGPFAPQLVELPETPEDPEKRQ, encoded by the exons ATGTCAACAAACGGAACGGAACCCTCTGCCCAGGTGGATGAGACTCCCGAGCAACAG AATGTGGTGGGACGTGTTACACATCTACCTCTTGTCAGCTCTGCATGCAGTGTGGTGAGTGCGGCCTACAATTCTACTAAGGATAGTCACCCGTACATCCGCAACGTTTGTGATGTTGCTGAGAAAGGAGCAAAGACCTTAACTGATGCTGCAGTAACTGGATCAAAGCCTCTTCTAAGCCGACTGGAGCCGCAAA TTGCAACTGCAAATGAACTTGCCTGCAAAGGTTTAGACAAACTGGAATCAACACTGCCTATACTTCACCAGCCAACTGAGAAG GTTGTGTCTGACACAAAGGAGCTGGTGACTGGAGCTCGTGATACTGTAGTTGGTACGGTGACTGGTGCCCGTGATACTGTCACAAGTGCAGTGTCTGGTATAATGGGCATGGCAGCTGGTGCAGTACAGGGAAGCATGGACGTGACTCGGTCTGTAGTCTCATCAGTGATGGACACGCATGTAGGGCAGTTTGTAACCAGCAGCCTGGATACAGTCTTGGGGAAGTCTGAGGAGTGGGCCGATCACTACCTTCCTATGACAGATGAAGAGCTGT CTGAACTTGCCTCCACTGTAGAGGGATTTGAAGTAACTCCACTTCAACAACAAAGGGAACAGCAGAGTTACTATGTTCGTTTGGGTTCTTTGTCTTCTCGTCTGCGTCATCGAGCATACCAGCATTCTCTGGGCAAGGTGAGGAGTGCCCAGATCACCACTGTGGCAACTCTAGCACAGCTTCACCAAACTATTGACCTG ATGGAAACAGTCAAGCAGAGCGTTCATGGTGGCCAAGAGAAACTGCACCAGCTGTGGCTGGAATGGAGTCTCAAGCAATCGGGAACCACATCTGAAGATGGGGAGACTGAACCTGAACAG CCTTTGGATTCTCGAGTGTTATCCATGACCCGTATGCTGACCAAGCAAATACAAACTACTTGCTTTAGTCTGGTGTCCGGTGCACAGGGTCTTCCAGCCAACATACAGGACCGAATGCAACAACTCCGGCAAACTGCTCAGGACCTTCATGCTTCCTTCTCCTCTGCTCACTCACTTGGAGATATTTCTGCAGGAATTCTGATACAAAGCAGAGAACGAGCCGCAAAAGTCCATGACCACGTGAATGAGCTTTTAAGCTATGTGGTGGCAAATACTCCCTTGACGTGGCTGGTAGGCCCTTTTGCCCCTCAGCTGGTTGAACTTCCAGAAACGCCTGAAGATCCTGAGAAGCGGCAATAA